The DNA window ACGGGACAGCATGGTGTTGCGATGGAGGTGCGATGAGTAAGTGTGTAGGAATGGTTGTCAGGTGtatggcacacacacaggcacacgaCGAGAGATCAGAGCTCGTCGTGCTGAGTaaggaagaagaagagctgAGAACGAGCgaaaggaagaagagcaagaCCACACGTGTGGGTGCGCTGTCGATGTGCGGGCACGGATAGGTTTATGAGGCACGtctgatgtgtgtgtgtgtgtgtttgcgtggaATCCGACATCCAGCGACGAGTGTACAGCGACCCGCCCACGCGCGGAGATGAAAACGGTGGGGGACGGGGAAGAGGGTGCGAGAAACACAGAGAAGTACAGAGAAGCAGTTGGAGTTGCAATgttggcagcggcggtggagggggctgggcctcgtcggcgccgtcatcgccTGCGACGACATGGTAAAGGTCACTGCTCGAGGAAGTGATGTGGAGGGGTACGAAAACCACATCTGATCTGAGGAGAGCCTATTCGCTTGCACAGAGGGATATCGATGCACGAGCAACACGAAGCACAGTTGGGCGGCCTGCAATGCGTCGGCAGACTTGCTcatctgtgtgcgcgtgagtgcggaggtgctgcgcaggaggcagatgggggggggggggggggtcctcacccaccaccccacctcctcgccgttcTCCCCCCCGCGCACCAAAGCAGTCCCACAAGCCGAGGCTCACGTCACCTTCGCTTGgtgcgcgtggcggctgtTCTCGCTGTTGAAAAGGAGAAATAACAAATAAAGcgaaaacagaaagagacCAAAACACGAGAGCGTGCACCCTGCGCACCTCTGCACGCAGAtccgcacacatgcaccacCTGGGTCGTCAacgtctccctctccccagGCACACCCTCTTTACTCAGCAgccggagcagcggcagccgcctcaGCCGGGGCGGCCTGCACGATGCGCGTGTACACGCGGGTCTTGCTGGAGCACGACACCAGGCGGATGAGCTTTTCGCGGCACAACTGCTTGaggccagcggcggcgatggagacGGCGATCTTGAGGCGGTCGGAGATGATCGACGGGGTGATGAGCTTGTACTTGGGCACCTCGCTGCGGAGCTTGTCGTACGTCTCCTTGTCGAACATCACGGCGTTCTGCAGAGCCTCGCGGGACTGGCCCTTGCTCCACTTCTTCGTGGTCTTCTTCGCGCCCTTGTTGGCGGCCTCCATCTTGGCCTTCTTCGTCTGACCAGCCTTCGGCGGCATGATGGCAGcgatggggaggggaggaacACAAGTAGGCTTCACTTTTGTGACGGTAGAACCAAAGAAGGGCAAGGGCAAGGGCGTGCGTCGGTGTGCAGATGGATCGTGGAGTGTGCCGTCCACACAAAGTGTAGAAACACGACAACAGCCAATGTCCGACAACGTGACAGACACGCAAAAAGCGCCCAGCGTGAAGGGGCGGGCGGTTGTGGATAGTGAGGAAGGCAGAAGttgagagggagagggaagcagAAATGGTGTGAGCGCGGGCAGTATTCCatcgcgcacacgtgtgcgcgtgtgcgtagCACTCCGTACGAAGGGCCTGATCCGGCGCACACGAACaccaggcacgcacacgagggTAGGTGCTGCGTCTTTATCAGTTCGCACTGCGCACTCGACCAACCTCTGCGGTTATTCTGTGGGTCGCCCTCGCTCgccaccctcccctcttgATCCcacccaccgccgcgtgtgtctgcgcgggtgcgaaaaggagggagaacACAATAAAGCGCCTGGAGCTGAGACGGCGAAGCCGCCAAGCGTGGGTGCTGTtcccgcgctgcgcacacacacacacatacacacacgcacgaacGTGAACCTCACCGCGGTGCTTCTTATGGATCGATGCAGTAGATGGCATGGGGAAAGGGAGAAAGGAGTACCTCACTCGCTCGTGTTCAGCGACGTCGCTCTTGTAGGTAGgacgcgatggcgccgcccAAGCATGTCACTACCCGCGGGTTGACGGCGTTGCCAATCAGCTTGTATACGGCACCGGACGGCACCTGGCGGAGCACTGCAGCAGGAATCACAGTAGCACCCGGTGGAGTTGCG is part of the Leishmania major strain Friedlin complete genome, chromosome 25 genome and encodes:
- a CDS encoding ribosomal protein S25, with protein sequence MPPKAGQTKKAKMEAANKGAKKTTKKWSKGQSREALQNAVMFDKETYDKLRSEVPKYKLITPSIISDRLKIAVSIAAAGLKQLCREKLIRLVSCSSKTRVYTRIVQAAPAEAAAAAPAAE